One segment of Anatilimnocola aggregata DNA contains the following:
- a CDS encoding ExeA family protein, whose amino-acid sequence MYESSFQMAQRPFASAPTAAAYVRTGTHQAALENLVRCIERAEGVGLVVGPAGSGKSLLLQLLAAGFRSKFHIAMLNSAQLCTRKALLQSILFELKLPYREMDEGELRLSLLQHLEPREGGPLGLLLLVDEAHSLPLRLLEEIRQLTNTVRDGQPRVRLVLAGNASMEERLASPKLESFQQRLATRCYLQPLTREETLHYVREQVRNIGGKPEAMFTASALEAVFIATDGIPRLINQLCDHALVLAALGGHQQLDDSGIEEAWADLQQLPLPWSEKSVPVAEETGNIIEFGQLDEPGLQVTAPIADMLNSDPAAEAAALIDQIDDEIAALDLPEGVLAQAAGPGAYSRDFLPLHASSTEVEVIFQSAADPFGKDFSEEEIIIDRYASLEAAAMRARPQVYSEEGRQIAAALFSIQEMQAATAPQIARTESTPIVQPMIVASKPVEISEEMYAEPEPVISRIEPSPAANDPVYPEHDLAASGQRATLPLKDFGSDDRDMIIIEEEAPRRKTHSAPGKPKRAEYRQLFSSLRRG is encoded by the coding sequence ATGTACGAAAGCTCCTTTCAGATGGCACAACGTCCCTTCGCCTCCGCACCCACGGCAGCCGCCTATGTGCGCACCGGCACGCACCAGGCAGCGCTCGAAAACCTGGTTCGGTGCATCGAGCGGGCTGAAGGTGTGGGGCTGGTCGTGGGCCCCGCAGGATCGGGTAAATCGCTGCTACTGCAATTGCTGGCCGCCGGTTTCCGCAGCAAGTTTCACATCGCCATGCTCAACAGCGCTCAGCTTTGCACCCGCAAGGCACTGCTGCAAAGCATTCTGTTCGAACTGAAACTCCCCTATCGCGAGATGGACGAGGGTGAACTCCGCCTGTCGCTCTTGCAGCATTTGGAACCGCGCGAAGGTGGTCCGCTGGGGTTGTTGCTCCTCGTCGATGAAGCCCACTCGTTGCCGCTTCGTTTGCTGGAAGAAATTCGTCAGTTGACGAACACAGTTCGCGATGGTCAGCCGCGCGTGCGACTGGTGCTGGCCGGCAATGCGTCGATGGAAGAACGCCTGGCCAGCCCCAAGCTCGAATCGTTTCAACAACGACTCGCAACCCGCTGTTACTTGCAACCCTTGACCCGCGAAGAAACGCTGCACTACGTGCGCGAACAAGTGCGCAACATTGGCGGCAAGCCCGAGGCGATGTTCACTGCCAGCGCGCTCGAGGCGGTCTTCATCGCCACCGATGGCATTCCCCGGCTAATCAATCAGTTGTGCGATCACGCGCTCGTCCTCGCCGCGCTCGGCGGTCATCAGCAGTTGGACGACTCGGGCATCGAAGAAGCCTGGGCCGATCTGCAGCAGCTGCCGCTTCCTTGGAGCGAAAAGAGCGTCCCCGTTGCCGAAGAAACCGGCAACATCATCGAGTTCGGGCAACTCGACGAGCCCGGCCTGCAAGTGACCGCCCCAATCGCCGACATGCTCAACAGCGATCCAGCCGCCGAAGCTGCCGCACTCATCGATCAGATCGATGATGAAATCGCCGCGCTCGATCTGCCCGAAGGTGTTCTCGCGCAAGCTGCCGGCCCCGGTGCCTATTCGCGCGACTTTTTACCGCTGCACGCTAGTAGCACCGAAGTGGAAGTGATCTTCCAGTCGGCCGCTGATCCGTTCGGCAAAGACTTCTCCGAAGAAGAAATTATCATCGACCGTTATGCTTCGCTCGAAGCGGCTGCCATGCGTGCTCGGCCGCAAGTCTATAGCGAAGAAGGTCGTCAAATCGCCGCAGCCTTGTTCAGCATTCAAGAAATGCAGGCTGCGACCGCGCCGCAAATTGCCCGCACCGAAAGCACGCCAATCGTGCAGCCGATGATTGTCGCCTCGAAGCCCGTCGAAATCAGCGAAGAGATGTACGCGGAGCCCGAGCCGGTGATTTCGCGCATCGAACCTTCGCCCGCGGCCAACGATCCGGTCTATCCGGAGCACGATCTCGCGGCCAGTGGCCAACGCGCCACTCTGCCACTCAAAGATTTTGGTAGCGACGATCGCGACATGATCATCATCGAAGAAGAAGCTCCGCGGCGTAAGACGCACTCGGCTCCCGGCAAGCCGAAGCGGGCCGAGTATCGTCAATTGTTCAGTTCGTTGCGGCGAGGTTAG